From a single Gimesia fumaroli genomic region:
- a CDS encoding RHS repeat domain-containing protein: MPDNCCSEPIVTTVNPDLICCCANCGEPVASSTCSDGGKKGVTPGDPGDCSCCETEKDPREDTTTSGCNVTITKTCKDICQPQSCGGGGSGGGCGCGGKGGGGCGCGGKCVSSNSGSGFGSGVAEGSGSDPIASANNMVELIQNSASPNISNPGPGVINNATGNLKFNLAPPDTGAFSPSLNLTYNSSAATSSIQFGYGWADLFNPTVSSLDSDTVLVVTGGGSSFEYDNKDGNGLYAPPSGTNNSLKQNSDNTWTETQPNGMQFKYDSSGMLAKKISPTGDIWTVLRDGNLLSSIINPKNERTTYAYDTNSKLKNISDPSGRITTYTIDSNGNLTRTIAPSGNITTFAYHSNHLVKAYQNPEGNTTSYTYDSSNRVRTIEEPSGAITSYGYSLFENTITDPAGNVTTFLYDTGFIPIGVINPLGNRSTLLWNNGELNAIIDASGNRTSLSHTTVGNRTRRLKNITQPDGGIFTYLYDSDGYTRATIDQLRNRTSLIWNSEHKRIAVVNDLGYRTSTLYNSAGQVAGTINPLGNRTTKIYDGTGNKVVSVDALGHRTSFTYNSHNQYIAVINPLNEITTYVRNALNQITAVVDPENNRTTYVYNTLGQRVATVNPLGYRLSAVYDSDGDIIANVDALGNRTSYAFDSRGNQIRTINPLGFISTNIYNSSNQLTAVINAENSRTSFSYNVNGQRIAVTNALGDVVTSVFDSTKRLIAEIDALGNRTSYTYDLAGNMISTENAIGARNTYVFDSLNRNTSNIDALGSRTTTLYNIANQAIAFISPLNSRSTSVFDANGQPISQIDPLNNRTTFIYDSLGRNIATVNAIGARVTEVYNSTGQRVSQINPLGFANTSIYDKGGRRIAEINSLGYRSSFLYDENDNVIAFVDPLLNRSTSVYDMAGRQIAAVNPLGYRTTNSFNSLGNLIATQNAIGAISTTIYDPISQNIASIDPLGFRNSIIYDANGRTQSTVDPLGNRTTTLYNSINLPISNIDAQNNRTTTIYNLAGNNIAFINPRGARSTTIYNVANQTIAVVDALGYRTSTVYDSASRPVATISPNNTRFTQIYNAISEQVAVIDPANNRTSYTYDLSGQEIETINALGAISTTSYNALGLVDVEINALNESSTTIYDALNRPVVTISPNGSRETFVYNPVGDSVADIDPLGNRTTTIYDSVSRPTAIENALNNRATSIYDLNDNIIATVNPLGFRSSSTFNGNSQLVRTTDPENRITTFFYDGLGRRISEVNALNYRATNVYDSVGNLISVVDQNGNRVTSIYDLANKKTVQTDPLMRSMTYAYDSTGRQILRIDARGYRTTYVYDVLDQQTQRIYPNGTCVTFSYDVVGNRTLMADSSGRYTTSYDTLDRISVAENPDNKTITYAYNPAGLNSILIAPNGGRFTYQYNLNDQITSVVNPQSERTSYAYDSTGRRIVKKLANGTRASFTYDAADQQTVIANLKSDSTTISSFQYFYDKAGNRIRVIDETGISTTWTYDNISQLTREERSGANSYDNSYIYDPAGNRLVKVESGSRTSTTYDVANQIRYSEDTTGRTTYTFDANGNQELVETPSNERTTNIWGYENQTVLIKKPDASRITYTYNADNRRVRKEV; the protein is encoded by the coding sequence ATGCCAGATAATTGTTGTTCTGAACCAATTGTTACTACTGTTAATCCAGATTTAATCTGCTGTTGTGCGAACTGTGGAGAACCAGTGGCTTCAAGTACGTGTTCTGATGGTGGTAAAAAAGGGGTGACTCCTGGTGACCCTGGCGATTGTAGTTGTTGTGAAACCGAGAAAGATCCTCGTGAAGACACAACTACCAGCGGGTGTAATGTAACAATCACAAAAACTTGTAAAGATATTTGTCAGCCCCAAAGCTGTGGCGGTGGAGGAAGTGGTGGAGGTTGTGGATGTGGTGGCAAAGGTGGTGGCGGATGTGGATGTGGAGGTAAATGTGTAAGTAGTAACTCTGGATCTGGTTTTGGGAGTGGTGTTGCTGAAGGTTCAGGCAGTGACCCAATTGCTTCTGCCAACAATATGGTCGAATTAATCCAGAACTCAGCGTCACCAAACATTTCTAATCCGGGTCCCGGTGTTATCAATAATGCCACTGGGAATCTGAAGTTCAACCTTGCTCCGCCAGACACAGGGGCCTTCTCACCAAGTCTCAATCTAACATATAACTCATCAGCAGCAACTTCCTCAATCCAATTTGGGTATGGCTGGGCAGACCTTTTCAATCCAACAGTTTCATCTCTTGATAGCGATACTGTACTTGTCGTAACAGGAGGAGGGTCCAGTTTTGAATATGACAACAAAGATGGCAACGGTTTGTATGCACCTCCCAGTGGGACTAATAATTCACTGAAGCAAAACTCTGATAACACTTGGACAGAGACTCAACCCAACGGGATGCAATTTAAATATGATTCATCGGGAATGCTTGCCAAGAAAATATCACCTACTGGAGATATCTGGACAGTGTTACGCGATGGTAATTTACTCTCTTCGATCATCAACCCCAAAAATGAACGTACCACTTACGCCTATGATACTAACAGCAAATTAAAAAACATCTCTGATCCCAGTGGTCGAATTACAACATACACGATTGACTCCAATGGAAATTTAACGAGGACTATCGCTCCCTCCGGGAACATTACGACCTTTGCATACCATAGCAATCATCTTGTCAAGGCGTATCAAAATCCTGAAGGAAACACGACCTCATACACCTATGACTCATCCAATCGTGTGAGGACAATCGAAGAACCATCAGGAGCCATTACGAGTTATGGTTATTCACTCTTTGAAAATACGATCACGGATCCAGCTGGTAACGTAACAACTTTCTTATACGATACAGGGTTTATCCCAATAGGAGTGATTAATCCACTAGGAAATCGTTCTACGTTGCTTTGGAACAATGGTGAGTTGAACGCCATCATTGATGCCAGCGGAAATCGTACTTCCTTAAGTCATACTACTGTAGGTAATCGAACCAGGCGTCTAAAAAATATTACCCAACCGGATGGAGGTATTTTCACCTATCTATATGATTCAGATGGATATACGCGTGCCACAATCGATCAACTGAGAAATCGTACTTCGCTCATTTGGAATTCTGAACATAAACGAATTGCCGTTGTGAATGATTTAGGTTACCGAACATCAACACTTTATAACAGTGCTGGTCAAGTAGCGGGAACAATTAACCCTCTCGGTAACCGCACTACAAAAATATATGATGGCACCGGAAACAAAGTAGTAAGTGTTGATGCATTAGGTCATAGAACAAGTTTTACATACAACTCACATAACCAATATATCGCTGTCATAAATCCACTGAATGAAATCACGACTTACGTTAGAAATGCCTTGAATCAAATCACGGCTGTCGTAGATCCAGAAAATAATCGAACAACCTATGTATACAACACATTGGGGCAGCGAGTGGCTACCGTCAATCCGCTAGGCTATCGATTATCTGCTGTTTATGACTCTGATGGAGATATTATTGCCAATGTCGATGCATTAGGAAACCGCACTTCTTATGCTTTTGATTCACGTGGAAATCAAATTCGGACAATCAATCCACTCGGTTTTATTTCAACCAATATCTACAATTCATCAAATCAATTAACAGCAGTAATCAATGCTGAAAACTCTCGAACGAGCTTTTCCTATAATGTTAATGGTCAACGAATCGCAGTGACGAATGCTCTGGGTGATGTCGTAACTTCAGTTTTTGACAGCACGAAACGTCTTATTGCAGAAATTGATGCATTAGGCAACCGTACGTCTTACACATACGATCTAGCCGGAAATATGATCTCAACTGAAAATGCAATCGGTGCCAGGAATACGTATGTGTTCGATTCATTGAATAGAAATACAAGTAACATTGACGCACTTGGTAGTCGAACCACAACGCTATATAACATTGCAAATCAAGCTATCGCCTTTATTAGTCCTCTAAATAGTCGTAGCACTTCTGTGTTTGATGCGAACGGGCAACCGATTTCTCAAATCGACCCTTTGAATAACCGCACAACATTTATTTATGATTCTCTCGGAAGAAACATTGCAACTGTAAACGCGATTGGAGCTCGTGTTACCGAGGTTTATAATTCGACTGGTCAAAGAGTTTCTCAGATCAATCCTCTCGGCTTTGCAAACACCTCAATTTATGACAAGGGAGGAAGACGAATTGCCGAAATAAATTCATTGGGATATCGCAGCAGCTTTCTTTACGATGAGAATGATAATGTGATTGCTTTCGTCGACCCACTTCTCAATCGCTCAACATCAGTCTATGACATGGCCGGTAGACAAATTGCTGCTGTCAATCCACTAGGCTATCGAACGACGAATAGTTTCAATTCACTTGGTAATTTAATTGCTACTCAAAATGCGATCGGGGCCATCTCTACTACTATCTACGATCCTATTTCTCAAAATATTGCATCCATAGATCCACTCGGTTTTAGAAACTCGATCATCTACGATGCAAACGGAAGAACTCAATCAACAGTCGACCCATTAGGGAATCGAACTACAACTCTTTATAATTCGATCAATCTCCCAATTTCTAATATTGACGCACAAAATAATCGAACCACGACGATTTATAATCTTGCTGGTAACAATATCGCGTTTATTAACCCTAGAGGGGCAAGAAGTACAACAATTTATAATGTTGCCAATCAAACAATTGCCGTGGTTGATGCTTTGGGCTATCGTACTTCAACGGTTTATGACAGCGCATCACGGCCGGTCGCTACGATTTCTCCCAATAATACTCGATTTACTCAAATATATAACGCCATCAGTGAGCAAGTCGCAGTTATTGATCCAGCAAATAATCGCACATCATACACGTATGATTTATCGGGCCAGGAAATTGAAACAATTAACGCCTTAGGTGCGATTTCGACAACGTCCTATAATGCTTTAGGACTAGTGGATGTAGAAATCAATGCGTTAAATGAAAGTTCTACGACCATCTATGATGCCTTGAATCGGCCTGTTGTGACCATTTCTCCTAACGGAAGTCGTGAGACTTTCGTCTATAACCCAGTTGGAGATAGTGTTGCGGATATAGATCCTCTGGGAAACCGTACTACAACGATTTATGACAGTGTCAGTCGGCCGACGGCAATCGAGAACGCATTAAATAATCGAGCGACTTCGATTTATGATCTAAATGATAACATCATTGCAACTGTTAATCCTTTGGGGTTCCGATCTTCGTCGACATTTAATGGTAACTCTCAACTAGTCCGCACTACAGATCCTGAGAATAGAATTACCACATTCTTCTACGATGGTCTTGGAAGACGCATTTCCGAAGTAAATGCTCTAAATTATCGAGCGACAAACGTCTATGATTCTGTTGGCAACCTGATTAGTGTAGTTGATCAAAATGGAAATCGTGTCACATCCATTTATGATCTGGCAAATAAAAAAACAGTTCAAACAGATCCCTTAATGAGAAGCATGACCTATGCCTATGATTCAACTGGCAGACAAATTCTGAGAATTGATGCCAGAGGCTATCGAACAACGTACGTCTATGATGTGCTTGACCAGCAAACACAACGTATTTACCCAAATGGAACGTGTGTGACCTTCAGCTACGATGTAGTCGGTAATCGCACTTTGATGGCAGATTCCTCAGGCCGTTATACGACTTCATATGATACTTTGGATAGAATCTCAGTAGCTGAAAATCCGGACAATAAGACAATTACCTATGCCTATAATCCAGCAGGCCTCAACTCCATACTGATTGCTCCCAATGGAGGGCGTTTTACCTATCAATACAATCTCAATGATCAAATCACATCTGTTGTTAATCCTCAATCCGAACGGACTTCCTATGCCTATGATTCAACAGGCAGGCGGATCGTTAAGAAACTGGCCAATGGAACTCGCGCTTCATTTACTTATGATGCGGCTGATCAGCAAACAGTCATTGCCAATTTAAAATCAGACTCAACCACCATTAGCAGTTTTCAATACTTTTATGACAAGGCAGGTAACCGGATACGCGTCATTGATGAAACTGGTATCTCTACCACTTGGACTTACGATAATATCTCTCAATTAACGAGAGAGGAACGTTCGGGTGCCAATAGTTATGATAACTCTTACATATACGATCCTGCCGGTAATCGCTTAGTAAAAGTGGAATCTGGTTCCCGGACTTCTACGACCTATGACGTCGCCAATCAAATTCGTTATTCCGAAGATACAACGGGTCGAACGACTTACACGTTCGATGCGAATGGGAATCAAGAACTTGTAGAAACGCCCAGTAACGAAAGAACAACCAATATCTGGGGTTATGAAAATCAGACCGTTCTGATCAAAAAACCTGATGCAAGTCGCATTACTTACACATATAATGCAGATAATCGCCGGGTACGAAAGGAAGTTTGA
- a CDS encoding RHS repeat domain-containing protein: MAVINYLWSEDSYLEEYDEAGTPLISYTNEPVAFGSLISQYKDNQTKYFQFDAQGSTHQLTDSSANITDTFSYDAWGNQLTRTGTSDVYFQFIGEAGYYYDSEVDSYYVRRRSYSPITANWLSVDPLKYAIAFSGLIPSYHYASNSPLQNYDSTGLAEIPLGPEVPLPGGKCSPLPISDDKALYKWFTKFKMKDFLSDAQRKTLLDAANARKKNSKKRWQLGFVQQVSIKVSFQAGASKELNAACCSKGGGAACPCTTCSIDYLWEFMETFNNNTSKKDSHPLLMIKAPIDTLTNSCKQCKDLNDCCAAKYELQITKIVTPAITWGHRTTMVKKSAKVACAGNTGTKVAQDNIKRPGVMPKDERLTPANESYEIVENASLYKKFDSKLVVTRTKCGGASIKGGRIDYEKTDKPPKFGPPT; encoded by the coding sequence ATGGCAGTAATCAATTACCTTTGGAGCGAAGACAGCTACCTGGAAGAGTATGATGAAGCAGGTACTCCATTGATTTCCTATACCAATGAGCCTGTTGCATTTGGCAGTCTTATCAGTCAGTATAAGGACAATCAGACAAAATATTTTCAATTTGATGCGCAGGGTTCAACACATCAATTAACTGATTCCAGTGCGAATATTACTGACACGTTTTCATATGATGCCTGGGGGAATCAGCTTACACGCACGGGCACGTCTGATGTTTATTTTCAATTCATCGGCGAAGCAGGTTATTATTATGATAGCGAAGTCGATTCGTATTATGTCAGACGCCGGTCCTATTCTCCGATCACAGCAAACTGGTTATCAGTAGATCCTCTTAAATATGCAATTGCATTTTCAGGATTGATCCCATCCTATCATTATGCTTCAAATTCACCACTGCAAAACTATGACTCTACAGGTCTTGCGGAAATACCGTTAGGCCCAGAAGTTCCCCTGCCTGGAGGAAAGTGTTCTCCATTACCAATTTCAGATGATAAAGCTTTATATAAATGGTTTACGAAGTTTAAAATGAAAGATTTCCTTTCAGATGCCCAAAGAAAAACGCTGTTAGATGCAGCTAATGCCAGGAAAAAAAATTCGAAAAAAAGGTGGCAACTAGGATTTGTTCAACAAGTATCCATTAAAGTTTCTTTTCAAGCTGGAGCATCAAAAGAGCTCAATGCTGCTTGCTGCAGTAAAGGTGGCGGGGCAGCTTGTCCTTGTACTACATGCTCAATTGATTACTTATGGGAATTTATGGAAACCTTCAATAACAATACATCAAAGAAAGATAGTCATCCACTTCTCATGATAAAAGCTCCAATCGATACATTGACAAATAGTTGTAAACAATGCAAAGACTTAAATGACTGTTGTGCAGCAAAATATGAACTGCAAATAACGAAGATTGTAACGCCAGCAATTACATGGGGGCATAGAACCACTATGGTGAAGAAGTCTGCTAAAGTAGCTTGTGCTGGAAATACAGGTACTAAGGTAGCGCAAGATAACATCAAAAGACCAGGGGTTATGCCAAAGGATGAACGTTTAACTCCTGCAAATGAATCATATGAAATTGTTGAAAATGCTTCCTTATATAAAAAATTTGACAGTAAACTTGTAGTAACACGTACAAAGTGCGGGGGAGCAAGTATAAAGGGGGGGCGTATAGATTATGAAAAAACAGATAAACCACCAAAATTTGGGCCACCCACTTAA
- a CDS encoding WD40 repeat domain-containing protein: MVANILGFHFVSNITFKVSICLLLLLITKPVSAIEARKPEVSLADLILMEKKIHREQFYGDVRLLHSPNPMNILFSADGTVLFSLAETVRLWQSDTGEYLGSIAGPARFRQFALLNNSRWIVTIDDLEEPWLSNGLYIIPQVVPHLRIWDVTKGTCLGIRRLKIPVNSTKIWFPAIETANQLQMTFLIVHYDDDSPNTQRKLVGYHGRNLVPILEFALEDEFDSLTWDPHTRQLYLYNDYKFASYDPASNKIVWTSNRNIFNLTDIKIEQLIVIDQPLQFKEKMSGHKKLASSILLTFEPELTQGFDKDILLQWGLVNPLSGNPIKSGFVTRNFRPIDKQTNKGKAENLIYWFRDDNDHSIRAVNILKNQLLLKIPCDHDEVVSTSRYKAGLQKWYLEREDYRAEADKILWSRAANRICSIRGLMEEIKLFDSSTGKPVASASGTVNALSNILAGRISASFDWNNISVFEFNADKNFMNIFNTKVLQNSCVALSSDASNLLVGETSGYAHLWNLPKHEKIATLAGGTNKLLGLGANTAQKIIISCDNTGTFRWWKLPTQLSEIQGRVQTLKAERNNKPTVPSLSFYKKLRSSYHLPNSLCDMSTDALHALSFKPFSPLTESMDGELWLVPGDSLIAKINENPVEGGFASLEPKLGVIIFTEVGKNPKRLTPAVHEESILLQIKLSTDGRFALFVFDTGQVTIVNLQEGVLESIIQTNNREIVDVNYHHKRKTLLVASYRGTIRTWNSETFLKTGSLQIQDARLEFLSSRVAKIGFDLVLGTWDTGLIVKCGTFPKSEQKPQRPVGLTFPFE, translated from the coding sequence ATGGTTGCTAATATTTTAGGTTTTCACTTTGTTTCCAATATTACCTTCAAAGTCTCAATCTGTCTGTTGTTACTTCTTATTACCAAGCCGGTCTCTGCAATTGAAGCACGGAAACCAGAAGTCAGTCTGGCAGACCTTATCCTGATGGAAAAAAAAATTCATAGAGAGCAATTTTATGGTGACGTCAGATTACTGCATAGCCCAAATCCGATGAACATACTTTTTTCTGCTGATGGTACTGTCTTGTTTTCCTTAGCAGAAACAGTCCGACTCTGGCAAAGTGACACAGGTGAGTATTTAGGAAGTATCGCAGGACCAGCTAGGTTCAGACAATTCGCGTTGCTTAACAATTCCCGCTGGATCGTCACCATTGATGATCTAGAGGAGCCCTGGCTGAGCAACGGGCTTTACATTATTCCACAAGTCGTCCCTCATCTGAGAATCTGGGATGTGACTAAAGGAACCTGTCTGGGGATCCGCCGCTTGAAGATTCCTGTGAATTCCACAAAAATCTGGTTTCCTGCAATAGAAACTGCTAATCAGCTTCAAATGACCTTTCTCATAGTCCATTATGATGATGATAGTCCAAATACTCAACGGAAATTAGTGGGCTATCACGGGCGGAATCTGGTTCCGATACTCGAATTTGCATTAGAAGACGAATTTGATTCATTAACTTGGGACCCTCATACCAGGCAGCTTTATCTCTATAACGATTACAAATTCGCAAGTTATGATCCTGCATCCAACAAAATTGTGTGGACGTCAAACAGGAATATTTTTAACTTAACAGACATAAAAATTGAACAATTAATTGTGATCGATCAGCCGCTTCAATTCAAAGAAAAAATGTCTGGTCATAAAAAACTTGCTAGTTCAATACTTCTCACATTTGAACCAGAACTAACTCAGGGATTTGATAAAGATATTTTACTGCAATGGGGATTAGTCAATCCTCTTTCTGGTAATCCTATCAAAAGTGGATTTGTTACCAGAAATTTTAGACCGATCGATAAGCAGACAAATAAAGGCAAAGCGGAAAATCTCATTTACTGGTTTCGTGATGATAATGACCATTCAATCAGAGCAGTAAATATTCTCAAAAATCAATTGCTACTGAAGATTCCTTGCGACCATGATGAAGTGGTTTCCACTTCACGATATAAAGCAGGGCTTCAGAAATGGTATTTAGAGCGGGAAGATTATAGAGCCGAGGCAGACAAGATATTATGGAGTCGAGCAGCAAATCGCATTTGTTCTATTAGAGGACTTATGGAAGAGATCAAACTATTTGATTCAAGTACCGGGAAACCTGTAGCATCTGCTTCGGGGACAGTCAATGCCCTGTCAAATATCTTAGCTGGTCGAATTTCTGCTTCATTTGACTGGAATAATATCTCCGTATTTGAATTCAATGCAGATAAGAATTTCATGAACATTTTTAACACAAAAGTGCTTCAAAATTCCTGTGTTGCACTGTCTTCAGATGCATCGAATCTGCTGGTGGGAGAAACTTCGGGATATGCTCATCTATGGAACCTTCCCAAGCATGAAAAAATTGCCACATTAGCTGGTGGAACAAATAAACTACTTGGTCTGGGAGCAAACACAGCCCAAAAAATAATTATCTCCTGTGACAATACAGGCACGTTCAGGTGGTGGAAGCTTCCAACTCAACTATCAGAGATACAGGGAAGAGTTCAAACACTCAAAGCCGAACGAAATAATAAACCAACGGTACCATCTCTTTCATTCTATAAGAAATTAAGATCATCGTACCATCTACCCAATTCACTGTGTGACATGTCTACTGATGCGTTGCATGCCTTGTCCTTTAAGCCATTTTCGCCTTTGACAGAAAGTATGGATGGAGAATTATGGCTGGTACCAGGTGATAGTTTAATTGCAAAAATAAATGAGAATCCAGTAGAGGGAGGATTCGCTTCGTTAGAACCAAAGCTTGGTGTGATTATTTTCACCGAAGTTGGTAAAAATCCTAAAAGACTCACCCCGGCTGTCCACGAAGAATCTATTTTATTGCAGATTAAACTCTCTACGGACGGACGTTTTGCTCTGTTTGTGTTTGATACTGGTCAGGTGACGATTGTAAATCTTCAAGAGGGAGTGCTGGAATCGATCATTCAAACCAATAATCGGGAAATCGTTGATGTAAACTATCACCATAAACGAAAAACTCTTCTAGTAGCATCATACCGTGGAACTATTAGAACTTGGAATTCAGAGACATTTCTAAAAACAGGATCACTACAAATTCAGGATGCACGACTGGAGTTTTTAAGTTCACGTGTTGCTAAGATAGGCTTTGACCTAGTCTTGGGAACATGGGACACTGGTTTGATCGTCAAATGCGGCACTTTTCCAAAATCAGAACAAAAACCGCAGCGGCCGGTTGGACTTACATTTCCCTTTGAATAG
- a CDS encoding RHS repeat domain-containing protein: protein MTVTNYLWSLDSYLEEFDEFGQQIISYTNEPAAFGSLISQNKDNQSAYFHFDAQGSTHQLTDSSANITDTFSYDAWGNQLTRTGTSDVYFQYIGEAGYYYDSEVDSYYVRVRIYNPATSRWDSTDPFGFVDGLNSYLYSHNSPTQYFDPSGAITIIRTVSRLNPTCKNLFAYVRWTFRLDKWPCRGSEGIFVQRVTVNCMVCDCDPKVPCVQNNFKYWEAWHVTKSKSKSKYTVVHDNAGFGASGGRGHYRQSGRVKFYCIAPEGAPAQDDEFSKNELPRISSGSAGEGPCTTSSINLPIVPEEEMDKKKRELLDRNPADGPSKRVFNMQWNCCCCEKWASANARP, encoded by the coding sequence ATGACAGTAACCAATTATCTGTGGAGCTTAGACAGCTATCTGGAAGAGTTTGATGAATTTGGACAACAAATTATTTCCTATACCAACGAGCCTGCTGCATTTGGTAGCCTTATCAGCCAAAATAAAGACAATCAGTCGGCATATTTTCACTTTGATGCACAGGGTTCAACACATCAATTAACTGATTCCAGTGCGAATATTACTGACACGTTTTCATATGATGCCTGGGGGAATCAGCTTACACGCACGGGCACGTCTGATGTCTATTTTCAATACATCGGCGAAGCAGGTTATTATTATGACTCCGAAGTCGATTCGTATTATGTGCGAGTGCGAATCTATAATCCGGCTACATCCCGATGGGACAGCACTGACCCATTCGGGTTTGTTGATGGGCTGAATTCATACCTATATTCTCATAACTCTCCTACTCAATATTTCGATCCCAGTGGGGCTATTACAATTATCAGAACTGTCTCAAGACTCAACCCAACCTGTAAGAATTTATTCGCATACGTACGTTGGACATTTAGGCTAGATAAGTGGCCATGCCGTGGGAGTGAAGGCATCTTTGTGCAACGAGTGACAGTTAATTGTATGGTTTGTGATTGTGATCCCAAAGTGCCTTGTGTTCAAAACAATTTTAAATACTGGGAGGCATGGCATGTCACAAAATCAAAATCTAAATCTAAATACACCGTCGTCCATGACAACGCTGGATTTGGTGCTTCAGGTGGAAGAGGCCATTATCGGCAATCTGGTAGAGTTAAATTTTACTGTATCGCTCCAGAGGGAGCCCCTGCACAAGATGATGAGTTTAGTAAGAATGAACTGCCACGAATATCTTCAGGTAGTGCCGGAGAAGGTCCTTGTACTACATCTTCAATAAACCTCCCGATCGTTCCTGAGGAAGAGATGGATAAGAAAAAACGTGAGCTATTAGATAGGAATCCTGCAGATGGACCAAGCAAACGTGTTTTCAATATGCAGTGGAATTGTTGCTGCTGCGAAAAATGGGCTTCAGCAAATGCACGCCCTTAG
- a CDS encoding glycosyltransferase family 2 protein encodes MNDSSQTKVKNKSVAIIITSHNYACYLTTAVDNVLNQTHLPVEILIIDDSSADDTQRIADQYSGRGVRYLRVENQCAHLSRYDGLLATQLEFVLFLDADNTLPPDYIDATLREFTDPAVGVVYADLHKFGDREEMANFPEYTLGKLFREKFVDAGSLIRREALLTCDALKDCFDERLLSEDYWGAKRTPLMAGSSSTPQ; translated from the coding sequence ATGAACGATTCTTCGCAGACTAAAGTAAAGAATAAATCTGTCGCGATCATCATCACCAGCCACAACTATGCTTGCTATCTGACAACAGCCGTCGACAATGTTCTCAACCAAACTCATTTACCCGTTGAAATCCTCATCATTGATGATTCCAGCGCTGATGACACTCAAAGAATCGCTGATCAATATTCAGGCCGAGGGGTTAGATATCTCCGCGTCGAAAATCAATGCGCTCACCTTTCCCGTTATGATGGCCTCTTAGCTACACAATTGGAATTCGTACTTTTTCTGGATGCGGATAACACTCTGCCCCCAGACTATATCGATGCTACCTTACGAGAATTCACGGATCCAGCCGTAGGAGTTGTCTATGCCGACCTGCATAAGTTCGGCGATCGAGAAGAAATGGCCAACTTTCCAGAATACACGCTTGGAAAACTGTTTCGCGAAAAATTTGTTGATGCGGGCTCGTTGATCAGACGTGAAGCATTACTCACTTGCGATGCCTTGAAAGACTGTTTCGATGAACGACTGCTGTCCGAGGATTACTGGGGGGCCAAACGGACGCCTTTGATGGCTGGGAGTTCAAGCACCCCTCAGTGA